From the genome of Biomphalaria glabrata chromosome 1, xgBioGlab47.1, whole genome shotgun sequence, one region includes:
- the LOC106069457 gene encoding glutaredoxin-3-like gives MADTTNNLSSSSVELIKDQSRFDKVLQDAGNHLVVVHFAASWAEQCQQMGEVLNELSKDPKFSHVTFITVDAESLAEVSYKYEIVAAPTFIFLKAGNKIDRLDGANAAELTAKVTKHSLILVEDLTKSTAKQDLNERLKQLINSAPVMLFMKGSPALPKCGFSRQITQILNEQGIKYSTFDILEDDDVRQGLKSFSNWPTYPQLYIKGELIGGLDVVKEMVESGELKDLAPKEEDLNTRLKKLINQSPVVLFMKGSPSTPRCGFSKTIVGILDEVGVPYTTFDILSDDEVRQGLKVYSNWPTYPQVYVKGELIGGLDVIKEMKESGELESVLKEQA, from the exons ATGGCTGATACAACAAATAATCTGTCATCCAGCTCTGTAGAATTAATTAAAGATCAATCACGGTTTGATAAAGTGTTACAAGATGCTGGAAA TCACCTTGTGGTTGTTCACTTTGCTGCTTCCTGGGCTGAGCAGTGCCAACAAATGGGAGAAGTTTTAAATGAGCTGTCTAAAGATCCAAAGTTTTCACATGTTACTTTTATAACT gTTGATGCTGAAAGTTTAGCCGAAGTTTCGTACAAGTATGAAATAGTGGCAGCACCAACGTTCATATTTCTTAAG GCAGGCAATAAAATTGATAGATTGGATGGAGCGAATGCTGCTGAGCTGACAGCCAAAGTAACtaaacattcattaattttagTTGAAGATTTGACTAAATCAACTGCAAAGCag GATTTAAATGAGAGATTGAAACAATTAATCAACTCAGCTCCAGTTATGCTGTTTATGAAAGGATCACCTGCTCTACCAAAGTGTG GCTTCAGTAGACAGATAACACAAATTCTAAATGAACAAGGCATAAAGTATTCAACATTTGATATTCTTGAAGATGATGATGTTCGCCAAG GTCTCAAATCATTTTCAAACTGGCCAACATATCCACAGCTGTACATTAAAGGTGAACTCATTGGTGGATTGGATGTTGTGAAAGAGATGGTTGAATCCGGAGAGTTAAAAGATTTAGCCCCTAAAGAAGAGGATCTTAATACCCG ATTAAAGAAACTTATTAACCAATCTCCTGTAGTGCTGTTCATGAAAGGATCACCTTCAACACCTCGCTGTGGATTTAGTAAAACAATTGTTGGGATTCTTGATGAAGTAGG AGTTCCTTACACAACATTCGATATACTCAGTGATGATGAAGTAAGACAGGGGTTAAAAGTCTACTCCAACTGGCCCACATATCCTCAGGTTTATGTTAAAGGAGAGCTGATTGGTGGCTTGGATGTAATAAAG GAGATGAAAGAAAGTGGAGAGTTGGAAAGTGTACTGAAGGAACAGGCCTGA